A DNA window from Streptomyces parvus contains the following coding sequences:
- a CDS encoding SCO1431 family membrane protein, with translation MTATSAAAHAHHARRARTGGPEDGSKLMEHIAGWAFVVVFAMLVTRIGLF, from the coding sequence ATGACCGCGACCAGCGCCGCAGCACACGCCCACCACGCCCGCCGGGCCCGTACCGGGGGCCCCGAGGACGGCTCGAAGCTGATGGAGCACATCGCCGGCTGGGCCTTCGTCGTCGTGTTCGCGATGCTCGTCACCCGGATCGGCCTGTTCTAG
- a CDS encoding PepSY-associated TM helix domain-containing protein encodes MYHRTEEIPQNEQGQGEQEGKAQDPAAGRPDGAARASSGRPRPARSWAEVRHLLVRLHFYAGVLVAPFLLVAALTGLAYTLTPQLDRLLYGDQLRVDRVGDEVRPLAEQIAAARAAHPEGTLASVITPPGPEDTTRVVLAVPELGENQRTVFVDPYTAEVRGELTTWFGSTPLTTWLDDLHRNLHLGETGRLYSELAASWLWVAVVGGLVLWLGRARGLRAGSARGVLLPDRTAKGVRRTRSRHATAGVWLALGLLFLSATGLTWSNYGGERFGRLLDAANGTAPVLDTALPGADTPAEDHSEHAGHGGSGGATADADPADFDAALAAARGAGLGGIVEVTPPADAASAWVVAQTDNTWPVHYDRVALDTTSGEITSRTRWADHPALNKLSKLGVQGHMGVLFGVVNQIVLALVALGLTAVIVWGYRMWWQRRPTRGDRPAPVGKPPERGAWRRIPLPALVLGIPAVAALGWTLPVLGVTLAGFLVVDTVVGAVRRRRTASR; translated from the coding sequence ATGTACCACAGAACCGAAGAAATACCGCAGAACGAACAAGGGCAGGGCGAGCAAGAGGGGAAGGCCCAGGATCCGGCCGCCGGGAGACCGGACGGCGCGGCGAGAGCCTCGTCCGGGCGGCCGCGCCCGGCCCGCTCCTGGGCGGAGGTGCGGCATCTCCTGGTCCGGCTGCACTTCTACGCCGGGGTGCTCGTCGCCCCCTTCCTGCTGGTGGCCGCGCTGACCGGGCTGGCCTACACGCTGACGCCCCAGCTCGACCGGCTCCTCTACGGCGACCAGCTCCGGGTCGACCGGGTCGGGGACGAGGTGCGCCCGCTGGCCGAGCAGATCGCCGCCGCTCGGGCCGCGCACCCCGAGGGCACCCTGGCGTCGGTGATCACTCCGCCGGGTCCCGAGGACACCACCCGGGTGGTGCTCGCGGTGCCGGAGCTGGGGGAGAACCAGCGCACGGTGTTCGTCGACCCGTACACCGCCGAGGTGCGGGGCGAGCTGACGACCTGGTTCGGGTCGACACCGCTCACCACCTGGCTCGACGACCTGCACCGCAATCTCCACCTCGGCGAGACGGGCCGCCTCTACTCCGAGCTCGCCGCGAGCTGGCTGTGGGTGGCGGTCGTGGGCGGCCTGGTGCTGTGGCTCGGGCGCGCCCGGGGACTGCGCGCCGGCTCGGCCCGGGGCGTGCTGCTTCCGGACCGTACGGCCAAGGGGGTACGGCGGACCCGCAGCCGGCACGCGACCGCCGGGGTGTGGCTGGCCCTGGGACTGCTGTTCCTGAGCGCCACGGGCCTGACCTGGTCGAACTACGGAGGCGAGCGGTTCGGGCGGCTGCTGGACGCGGCGAACGGCACCGCCCCGGTACTCGACACGGCGCTGCCCGGGGCCGATACGCCCGCCGAGGACCACTCGGAGCACGCCGGGCACGGCGGTTCCGGCGGAGCGACCGCCGACGCCGATCCGGCGGACTTCGACGCGGCCCTCGCGGCGGCCCGGGGCGCGGGCCTCGGCGGGATCGTGGAGGTGACGCCCCCGGCGGACGCGGCGAGCGCGTGGGTCGTGGCGCAGACCGACAACACCTGGCCCGTGCACTACGACCGGGTGGCCCTGGACACCACGAGCGGCGAGATCACCTCGCGCACCCGCTGGGCCGACCACCCGGCCCTCAACAAGCTCAGCAAGCTGGGCGTGCAGGGCCACATGGGGGTGCTGTTCGGGGTCGTCAACCAGATCGTCCTGGCGCTCGTCGCCCTCGGTCTGACCGCCGTGATCGTCTGGGGTTACCGCATGTGGTGGCAGCGGCGGCCCACCCGGGGCGACCGGCCCGCGCCGGTCGGCAAGCCCCCCGAGCGCGGGGCCTGGCGGCGGATCCCGCTGCCCGCCCTCGTCCTGGGCATCCCGGCCGTGGCCGCCCTGGGCTGGACGCTGCCGGTCCTGGGGGTGACCCTGGCCGGGTTCCTGGTGGTCGACACGGTGGTGGGGGCGGTGCGCCGACGGCGCACCGCCTCACGGTGA
- a CDS encoding peptidase C39 family protein: protein MTSPTSRRTVLTAALAAAATAGTVAASAVPASAAPSAPAGPSATPGALVDNRFWHTYTDWRCGTGDGTRLLAGARPGLVIAAPAGRVDHTDPHTGETAAWDYATWTSPVHRSAVPATEVIASWNARTPAGTWIQVELSGRYADGTATPWFVMGRWAAGDGDIRRTSVDGQGDPHSTVWTDTLSVDDPASGVRVVSFRLRLTLYRAPGSRLTPTVWRVGAMASDVPDRFTVPETAPGPARELPVPRYSQNIHIGQYPEYDNGGEAWCSPTSSQMIIEYWGRKPTAEDLAWVKPGLPDPQVCHAARNTYDYQYGGCGNWPFNAAYAATYRDMNAVVTRLGSLTDVERLVRAGIPVITSQSFLKEELTGAGYGTSGHLMTVIGFTPGGDVVANDPASPDNDAVRRVYRRREFENIWLRTKRYDAEGKVRSGTGGVCYVYWPDRPTPSRQRVLRSLGLV from the coding sequence ATGACCAGTCCGACTTCGCGCAGAACCGTTCTGACCGCCGCGCTCGCCGCCGCGGCGACCGCGGGCACGGTGGCCGCCTCCGCCGTGCCCGCGTCCGCCGCCCCGTCCGCGCCCGCAGGCCCCTCCGCAACCCCGGGGGCCCTCGTGGACAACCGCTTCTGGCACACCTACACCGACTGGCGCTGCGGCACCGGCGACGGCACCCGGCTCCTCGCCGGCGCCCGCCCCGGCCTGGTGATCGCCGCCCCGGCCGGCCGCGTCGACCACACCGACCCGCACACCGGGGAGACGGCGGCCTGGGACTACGCCACCTGGACCTCGCCGGTCCACCGCTCCGCCGTCCCGGCCACCGAGGTGATCGCCTCGTGGAACGCCCGTACGCCGGCCGGCACCTGGATCCAGGTCGAGCTGAGCGGCCGGTACGCCGACGGCACCGCGACCCCCTGGTTCGTGATGGGCCGCTGGGCGGCGGGCGACGGCGACATCCGCCGTACCTCCGTCGACGGCCAGGGCGACCCGCACAGCACCGTGTGGACGGACACCCTCTCGGTGGACGACCCGGCGAGCGGCGTACGCGTGGTCTCCTTCCGGCTGAGGCTGACGCTGTACCGCGCCCCCGGCAGCCGCCTCACCCCGACCGTGTGGCGGGTCGGCGCGATGGCCTCCGACGTGCCCGACCGCTTCACCGTGCCCGAGACCGCCCCCGGGCCCGCCCGCGAACTGCCGGTGCCCCGCTACTCGCAGAACATCCACATCGGGCAGTACCCCGAGTACGACAACGGCGGCGAGGCGTGGTGCAGCCCCACCTCCTCGCAGATGATCATCGAGTACTGGGGCCGGAAGCCCACCGCGGAGGACCTCGCCTGGGTCAAGCCCGGCCTGCCCGACCCCCAGGTCTGCCACGCCGCCCGCAACACCTACGACTACCAGTACGGGGGCTGCGGCAACTGGCCGTTCAACGCCGCCTACGCCGCCACGTACCGCGACATGAACGCCGTCGTCACCCGGCTCGGCTCGCTCACCGACGTGGAGCGGCTGGTCCGCGCCGGAATCCCCGTCATCACCTCGCAGTCCTTCCTGAAGGAGGAGCTGACCGGCGCCGGATACGGCACGTCGGGCCACCTGATGACGGTCATCGGCTTCACCCCCGGGGGTGACGTCGTCGCGAACGACCCCGCGTCTCCCGACAACGACGCGGTACGCCGGGTCTACCGCCGGCGCGAGTTCGAGAACATCTGGCTCAGGACCAAGCGCTACGACGCCGAGGGGAAGGTCAGAAGCGGGACGGGCGGCGTCTGCTACGTGTACTGGCCCGACCGGCCGACGCCCTCCCGGCAGCGGGTCCTGCGGTCGCTCGGGCTGGTGTGA
- a CDS encoding uridine kinase translates to MDDLARHADDLAALPPSCGPVRLVAVDGHAGSGKSTFTARLAAALGGAPVLHLDDLATHEELFGWTGRLREQVLLPLSRGERAHYAPYDWTERRFGPARALEPAPVVLVEGVGAGRREVRPQLAALCWMELDRETSWERGRRRDGAGLTGFWDGWTLAEERHFAGDPSRPYADALVRQLPEGYAWLPGPRATAGANRNITYRSQAAPPY, encoded by the coding sequence ATGGACGACCTGGCCCGCCACGCCGATGACCTCGCCGCACTGCCCCCCTCCTGCGGACCGGTCCGGCTCGTCGCGGTCGACGGGCACGCCGGTTCGGGCAAGAGCACCTTCACCGCCCGCCTCGCGGCGGCGCTGGGCGGTGCCCCGGTCCTCCATCTGGACGATCTCGCCACGCACGAGGAGTTGTTCGGGTGGACGGGGCGGCTGCGGGAGCAGGTGCTCCTGCCGCTCTCGCGCGGCGAGCGCGCCCACTATGCCCCGTACGACTGGACGGAGCGCCGCTTCGGGCCGGCGCGAGCCCTGGAGCCGGCCCCGGTGGTGCTGGTGGAGGGGGTCGGCGCGGGGCGCCGGGAGGTGCGGCCGCAGCTGGCGGCGCTGTGCTGGATGGAGCTGGACCGGGAGACATCGTGGGAGCGGGGCCGGCGCCGGGACGGGGCCGGGCTCACCGGGTTCTGGGACGGGTGGACGCTCGCCGAGGAACGGCACTTCGCCGGGGACCCCTCCCGGCCGTACGCCGACGCGCTGGTACGCCAGTTGCCCGAGGGGTACGCGTGGCTGCCGGGGCCTCGCGCGACAGCGGGAGCGAACCGGAACATCACATACCGTAGCCAGGCCGCCCCGCCATACTGA
- a CDS encoding AAA family ATPase produces MDIGTQGAGAPADLAWLRGLDAYTMGAYPQAEEEFRAAVRIDPGMADGWLGLHALRIDTTAALLRMYRHRDRFGEQRARHRRTLNSWYWLGWWVQPVLESPRDLLLAHASHWLDGRHVPELDRALAGLPPVDTDPQVRFLHACRAYLVKDWEQLVRCTEQLVDDPMLGIEAGLFGGMARVRLEMFGQAEPLLSAALMRCRSEQPQRKELRYWLARAHEGTGRSAAALPLYRAVHRVDPAFMDTSARLAALVEGDGFDESADLAAVTLTGFGSGGAGTEAQPEADALLGTDLVDGRESWPVGEAGLLGDDPLPGPPVPVEGARRTKTRKPPPFPAGPSDPVLLAEALAQLERMVGLEPVKRQVKALSAQLNMARRRAEQGLPVQPPKRHFVFSGPSGTGKTTVARILGRVFYALGLLGGDHLVEAQRSDLVGEFLGQTAVKANELIDSALGGVLFVDEAYSLANSGYSKGDAYGDEALQVLLKRAEDNRDHLVVILAGYPEGMDRLLATNPGLSSRFTTRVDFPSYRPLELTAIGSVLAAENDDVWDEEAVDELRSISGHVVDQGWIDELGNGRFLRTLYEKSCAYRDLRLSGYTGELTREDLSTLRLGDLMQAYGEVLSGRGPVGRGKQEPGAV; encoded by the coding sequence ATGGACATCGGCACACAGGGCGCTGGAGCCCCCGCCGACCTCGCCTGGCTGCGTGGCCTGGACGCCTACACGATGGGCGCCTACCCGCAGGCCGAGGAGGAGTTCAGAGCCGCGGTGCGGATCGATCCCGGCATGGCGGACGGCTGGCTCGGCCTCCATGCGCTGCGCATCGACACCACCGCGGCCCTGTTACGCATGTACCGGCACCGCGACCGCTTCGGCGAACAGCGTGCCCGCCACCGCCGTACGCTCAACTCCTGGTACTGGCTGGGCTGGTGGGTACAGCCGGTGCTGGAGAGCCCGCGCGATCTGCTGCTGGCGCACGCCTCGCACTGGCTGGACGGACGCCATGTGCCCGAGCTGGACCGGGCGTTGGCCGGACTGCCGCCGGTGGACACGGACCCGCAGGTGCGGTTCCTGCACGCCTGCCGCGCGTATCTGGTCAAGGACTGGGAGCAGTTGGTGCGCTGCACCGAGCAGCTCGTCGACGATCCGATGCTGGGCATCGAGGCGGGCCTGTTCGGCGGAATGGCCCGGGTGCGGCTGGAGATGTTCGGGCAGGCGGAGCCGCTGCTGTCGGCCGCGCTGATGCGCTGTCGCAGCGAGCAGCCGCAGCGCAAGGAGCTGCGCTACTGGCTGGCGCGGGCCCATGAGGGCACCGGGCGCAGCGCCGCCGCCCTGCCGCTGTACCGGGCGGTGCACCGGGTGGACCCGGCCTTCATGGACACCTCCGCCCGGCTGGCGGCGCTCGTGGAGGGCGACGGGTTCGACGAGTCGGCGGATCTGGCCGCCGTGACCCTGACCGGTTTCGGTTCGGGGGGCGCGGGGACGGAGGCGCAGCCGGAGGCCGACGCGCTGCTCGGCACCGATCTGGTGGACGGGCGCGAGTCCTGGCCGGTCGGCGAGGCGGGGCTGCTCGGCGACGATCCGCTCCCCGGTCCGCCCGTCCCCGTCGAGGGGGCCCGGCGGACCAAGACCCGCAAGCCGCCGCCCTTCCCGGCCGGGCCCAGCGATCCCGTCCTGTTGGCCGAGGCGCTCGCGCAGCTGGAGCGGATGGTCGGCCTGGAGCCGGTCAAGCGGCAGGTCAAGGCGCTCTCGGCGCAGTTGAACATGGCCCGGCGGCGGGCCGAGCAGGGTCTGCCCGTGCAGCCGCCGAAGCGCCACTTCGTCTTCTCCGGGCCCTCGGGCACCGGCAAGACCACGGTGGCCCGCATCCTGGGCAGGGTCTTCTACGCCCTCGGGCTGCTCGGCGGCGATCATCTGGTCGAGGCCCAACGCTCGGACCTGGTCGGGGAGTTCCTGGGCCAGACGGCGGTGAAGGCGAACGAGCTGATCGACTCGGCGCTCGGCGGGGTGCTGTTCGTCGACGAGGCGTACAGCCTGGCCAACTCCGGATACAGCAAGGGCGACGCGTACGGCGACGAGGCGTTGCAGGTGCTTCTCAAGCGGGCCGAGGACAACCGGGACCATCTCGTCGTCATCCTCGCGGGGTATCCGGAAGGCATGGACCGGCTGCTCGCCACCAACCCGGGACTCTCCTCCCGGTTCACCACCCGGGTCGACTTCCCCAGCTACCGGCCGCTCGAACTCACCGCGATCGGCAGCGTCCTGGCCGCCGAGAACGACGACGTGTGGGACGAGGAGGCGGTGGACGAGCTGCGCTCCATCAGCGGCCATGTGGTGGACCAGGGGTGGATCGACGAGCTGGGCAACGGCCGTTTCCTGCGGACGCTGTACGAGAAGAGCTGCGCCTACCGTGATCTGCGGCTCTCCGGCTATACGGGCGAGCTGACCCGGGAGGACCTGTCGACGCTGCGGCTCGGGGATCTGATGCAGGCCTACGGCGAGGTGCTGTCGGGGCGCGGCCCGGTGGGCCGGGGCAAGCAGGAGCCGGGTGCGGTGTGA
- a CDS encoding hemolysin family protein, translated as MSLLQLLLAVLLVLANGFFVGAEFALVSVRRSQIEPLAAQGSGRARTVLHGLENLPQMMAAAQFGITVCSLTLGAVAEPTVAHLLEPVFHAAHVPDGLVHPLGFALALLSVVVLHLVIGEMVPKNLAMAAPERTALWLSPGLVAFARLCRPVTTALGACAGLVLRLFGVEPKDEVEAVFTSEQLNRLVEDSGQAGLLGPEAAMRLEDALELGSRPVAGVLLERESLVTVDPSVTPRRIEELTVRTGFSRFPVCVEGGGPFMGYLHVKDVLELEDADRAVPQQIWRPMATVRAELPLDDALTVMRRAATHLAQVADGSGRVLGLVAMEDVLEMLVGEVRDPAHRVVSVPRRTVDVPRTPGRPTSGALVH; from the coding sequence ATGAGCCTGCTCCAACTCCTCCTCGCCGTCCTCCTCGTGCTGGCGAACGGGTTCTTCGTCGGCGCGGAGTTCGCCCTCGTCTCGGTCCGCCGCAGCCAGATCGAACCGTTGGCCGCCCAGGGGTCGGGCCGGGCCCGCACGGTCCTGCACGGCCTGGAGAACCTGCCGCAGATGATGGCCGCCGCCCAGTTCGGCATCACCGTCTGCTCCCTCACCCTCGGAGCCGTCGCCGAGCCGACCGTCGCCCACCTGCTGGAGCCGGTCTTCCACGCGGCGCACGTCCCCGACGGGCTCGTCCACCCCCTGGGCTTCGCCCTCGCGCTGCTGTCCGTGGTGGTCCTGCACCTGGTCATCGGCGAGATGGTCCCGAAGAACCTCGCGATGGCGGCGCCCGAGCGGACCGCGCTGTGGCTGAGCCCCGGCCTGGTCGCCTTCGCCCGGCTCTGCCGCCCGGTCACCACCGCGCTCGGCGCCTGTGCCGGCCTGGTGCTGCGGCTCTTCGGCGTCGAGCCGAAGGACGAGGTGGAGGCCGTCTTCACCAGTGAGCAGCTCAACCGGCTCGTGGAGGACTCCGGACAGGCCGGCCTCCTCGGACCGGAGGCGGCGATGCGCCTGGAGGACGCCCTCGAACTGGGCAGCAGGCCCGTCGCCGGCGTCCTGCTGGAGCGGGAGTCCCTGGTCACCGTCGACCCGTCGGTGACCCCGCGCCGGATCGAGGAGCTGACGGTACGCACCGGCTTCTCCCGCTTCCCGGTCTGCGTGGAGGGCGGCGGCCCCTTCATGGGCTACCTCCACGTCAAGGACGTCCTGGAGCTGGAGGACGCCGACCGCGCGGTCCCGCAGCAGATCTGGCGTCCGATGGCGACCGTACGGGCCGAACTCCCGCTGGACGACGCCCTGACCGTGATGCGCCGCGCCGCCACGCACCTCGCCCAGGTCGCCGACGGATCGGGCCGGGTCCTCGGCCTGGTCGCCATGGAGGACGTTCTGGAGATGCTGGTGGGGGAGGTACGCGACCCGGCCCACCGGGTGGTGTCCGTGCCCCGCCGTACGGTGGACGTCCCCCGGACACCGGGGCGGCCGACATCCGGGGCCCTCGTGCACTGA
- a CDS encoding hemolysin family protein encodes MTTPLLLLAAAFLLILANGFFVAAEFGLVTVDRPDAERAAAEGDRRARTVVRALRELSFQLSGTQLGITITSLVVGMLAEPALAQLLAGPLTATGLPAGAVSGVAVVVGMLLASAVQMIVGELVPKNWAVSRPLQVARFVAGPQARFAALLRPVITLLNALANRLVRLFGVEPTDELASARTPGELVSLARHSAEAGTLEQDTADLFVRTLSLAGLTAQHVMTPRVKVSALHSAATAEDVLNLTRATGLSRFPVYRDRIDEVIGMVHLKDALAVPAHERLRTPTGRIAVAPLLVPGTLPVEHLLRRLRHEQPIAVVVDEYGGTAGVVTLEDIIEELVGEVRDEHDAEGAGRPELTSATGEDGRPAWDAEGSCRVHTLRRGGLDVPDGPYETVAGLVAELLGRIPAPGDAAELPGWRITVRQVGHNRAERVRFTRTSDPLPEPAAPGLLEAAR; translated from the coding sequence ATGACCACCCCCCTGCTGCTCCTCGCGGCGGCCTTCCTCCTCATCCTCGCCAACGGCTTCTTCGTGGCAGCCGAATTCGGGCTCGTCACCGTGGACCGGCCGGACGCCGAACGAGCCGCCGCCGAGGGCGACCGACGGGCCCGCACCGTCGTCCGCGCCCTGCGCGAACTCTCCTTCCAGCTCTCCGGCACCCAGCTCGGCATCACCATCACTTCCCTGGTGGTGGGCATGCTCGCCGAACCGGCCCTCGCCCAGCTGCTCGCCGGACCCCTGACGGCCACCGGACTGCCCGCAGGGGCCGTGTCCGGTGTCGCGGTCGTCGTCGGCATGCTGCTGGCCTCTGCCGTCCAGATGATCGTCGGCGAACTCGTACCGAAGAACTGGGCGGTCTCCCGGCCGCTCCAGGTGGCCCGCTTCGTCGCCGGACCGCAGGCCCGCTTCGCGGCCCTCCTGCGACCGGTGATCACCCTCCTCAACGCCCTGGCCAACCGGCTGGTCCGCCTCTTCGGGGTCGAGCCCACCGACGAACTGGCCTCCGCCCGCACCCCGGGCGAACTGGTCTCCCTCGCCCGGCACTCCGCCGAGGCCGGGACCCTGGAACAGGACACCGCCGACCTCTTCGTCCGGACCCTCTCGCTGGCCGGTCTCACCGCCCAGCACGTGATGACCCCCCGGGTGAAGGTCAGCGCCCTGCACTCCGCCGCGACCGCCGAGGACGTCCTCAACCTCACCCGCGCCACCGGTCTCTCCCGCTTCCCGGTCTACCGGGACCGCATCGACGAGGTCATCGGCATGGTCCACCTCAAGGACGCCCTCGCCGTCCCCGCCCACGAGCGCCTGCGCACCCCGACCGGCCGGATCGCCGTCGCCCCGCTCCTGGTGCCCGGCACGCTGCCGGTGGAACACCTGCTGCGGCGGCTGCGCCACGAACAGCCGATAGCCGTGGTCGTCGACGAGTACGGCGGCACCGCCGGCGTCGTCACGCTGGAGGACATCATCGAGGAACTCGTCGGCGAGGTCCGCGACGAGCACGACGCCGAGGGCGCCGGCCGCCCCGAGCTGACCTCCGCCACCGGCGAGGACGGCCGCCCCGCATGGGACGCCGAGGGCAGCTGCCGGGTCCACACCCTGCGCCGCGGCGGCCTGGACGTCCCCGACGGACCGTACGAGACCGTCGCCGGGCTCGTCGCGGAACTCCTGGGCCGCATCCCCGCCCCCGGCGATGCGGCCGAACTCCCCGGCTGGCGGATCACCGTCCGCCAGGTCGGCCACAACCGCGCCGAACGCGTCCGGTTCACCCGGACGTCCGACCCGCTGCCGGAACCGGCCGCACCGGGTCTGCTGGAGGCCGCGCGATGA